In Rhodanobacteraceae bacterium, a single window of DNA contains:
- a CDS encoding exonuclease SbcCD subunit D C-terminal domain-containing protein codes for MKLLHTSDWHLGQTLHGHGREAEHRAFLDWLLDELQQRQPDALLIAGDVFDQANPSADALRLYYAFLGQALRRCPRLSIVVIAGNHDSPGRIEAPHPLLQGLGVHVVGHFRGETDQAPRWCIPIAGSDGQIGAWVLALPFLRPSDLPRREAPAYLEGVAEVYREALETALPLRQPGQALIAMGHLHVRGGQLSELSERKLVIGGQEALDASVFPPELDYVALGHLHLAQSFNGGRIRYSGSPLPLSFNEIGYPHQLVELRIDKHGKVSAEAVRVPRPAPILRVPERHLPLEQALAALRSLEVPEDPPPGLEPLIEVPIELALADTEVRAQVDQALEGKQVRLARIDPRRRKDPAAGDANQRPTLSLSELKPELLFQRLVDEQTGAAPEPELLAAFGELLNQIEQEAH; via the coding sequence GTGAAACTCCTCCACACCTCCGACTGGCATCTGGGACAGACCCTGCACGGGCACGGCCGTGAGGCTGAGCACCGGGCCTTTCTGGATTGGTTGCTGGATGAGCTGCAGCAGCGCCAGCCCGATGCGCTGCTGATTGCCGGGGATGTGTTCGACCAGGCCAATCCCAGTGCCGACGCTTTGCGCCTGTACTACGCTTTTCTCGGCCAGGCCTTGCGGCGCTGTCCGCGTCTGAGCATCGTCGTCATCGCCGGCAACCACGACTCCCCCGGACGGATCGAGGCGCCGCATCCGCTGTTGCAGGGTCTGGGTGTGCACGTGGTTGGCCATTTCCGCGGCGAGACCGACCAGGCCCCGCGCTGGTGCATCCCCATTGCCGGCAGCGATGGCCAGATCGGCGCCTGGGTGCTGGCCCTGCCCTTTCTGCGGCCCTCGGATCTGCCGCGGCGTGAGGCCCCCGCCTATCTGGAGGGCGTGGCCGAGGTCTACCGCGAGGCGCTGGAGACGGCGCTGCCGCTGCGCCAGCCGGGGCAGGCTCTGATCGCCATGGGTCATCTGCACGTGCGTGGCGGCCAGCTGTCGGAGCTGTCCGAACGCAAGCTGGTCATCGGCGGACAGGAAGCGCTGGATGCCAGCGTGTTCCCGCCCGAACTCGATTACGTGGCGCTCGGGCATCTGCACCTGGCGCAATCCTTCAACGGCGGCCGCATCCGCTACAGCGGCAGTCCCCTGCCCTTGTCCTTCAACGAAATCGGCTATCCGCACCAACTGGTCGAGTTGCGGATCGACAAGCACGGCAAGGTCAGCGCCGAAGCGGTGCGCGTGCCGCGGCCGGCACCGATCCTGCGGGTGCCGGAACGGCATCTGCCGCTGGAGCAGGCGCTCGCCGCACTGCGCTCCCTGGAAGTACCCGAAGATCCGCCGCCGGGGCTGGAGCCACTGATCGAAGTCCCGATCGAGTTGGCGCTGGCTGACACCGAGGTGCGCGCCCAGGTCGATCAGGCGCTGGAGGGCAAACAGGTGCGGCTGGCGCGCATTGACCCGCGGCGGCGCAAGGATCCGGCGGCTGGCGATGCAAATCAGCGACCGACACTGTCGCTGTCGGAGCTCAAGCCGGAGCTGCTGTTCCAGCGCCTGGTCGATGAGCAGACCGGGGCCGCCCCGGAACCCGAACTGCTGGCCGCCTTCGGCGAATTGCTGAACCAGATCGAACAGGAGGCGCACTGA
- a CDS encoding sigma-70 family RNA polymerase sigma factor yields MQRNSERILDEYLLAAALTGDRPAWQRLVARWQPRLMRHAWRVLGDAERAADAVQEAWIEILRGLARLDDLAAFPAWAFQIVTRRCQRLFRSSDQDRRAAEAQIVDDAEIASESDAGEINADIDQVMDALQKLPDAQRSVLALFYLESLSVAEIAVALDVPPGTVKTRLMHARNKIRARLEGAGNEQAG; encoded by the coding sequence GTGCAGCGCAACAGCGAGAGAATTCTTGATGAGTACCTGCTCGCTGCGGCGCTGACCGGGGACCGGCCGGCCTGGCAACGGCTGGTGGCGCGCTGGCAACCGAGGCTGATGCGGCATGCCTGGCGGGTGCTCGGCGATGCCGAAAGAGCCGCTGATGCGGTGCAGGAAGCCTGGATCGAGATTCTGCGCGGCCTGGCTCGTCTGGATGATCTGGCCGCGTTTCCGGCCTGGGCCTTTCAGATCGTGACGCGACGTTGTCAGCGCCTGTTTCGAAGTTCGGACCAGGATCGACGCGCCGCCGAGGCGCAGATCGTCGATGACGCCGAGATCGCCAGCGAATCCGATGCAGGTGAAATCAACGCCGACATCGATCAGGTCATGGACGCCTTGCAGAAACTGCCCGACGCCCAGCGTTCGGTGCTGGCCCTGTTTTATCTGGAAAGCCTGAGCGTGGCCGAAATCGCCGTCGCTCTGGACGTTCCGCCGGGAACGGTCAAGACCCGGCTCATGCATGCCCGGAACAAGATCCGCGCGCGACTGGAAGGAGCTGGAAATGAGCAAGCTGGATGA
- a CDS encoding alginate export family protein, whose protein sequence is MKSLLATALLLSLGLPAAAQNPPPPSGLTLDIRLRYEKVSDDAFSRDADANTLRARVGWRSETRSGWSVFGELEGTANFNDGSFNNTRNGTTRYPVVADPKNAELNQLYLNYQPDAASRITLGRQRLVYDNQRFFGNVGWRQNEQTFDALDATRSFGNGFSLRYSYLDRVQRIFGDDHPNRDLGRWNLSTHLFSASHALGSGLLTGYAHFIDNQTLPLTSHRNLGLRYAAKGGPADGLGWLATLELAQQDNHADGLSIIDAHYLLLEGGLVWSGYTGKLGFEQLSGDGRYAFQTPFATGHAFNGWDDKFLTTPVNGLNDRYVSAGGPLAKDGWAAKASWLLAFHDFSADRGSADYGTEWDAQLGFPVAQGVSALVKYASYNADSFARDTRKIWLQLEWKI, encoded by the coding sequence ATGAAATCCCTGCTTGCAACCGCGCTATTGCTTTCATTGGGCCTGCCGGCCGCCGCCCAAAACCCGCCTCCGCCCTCGGGTCTGACGCTGGACATCCGGCTGCGCTACGAGAAGGTCAGCGATGACGCCTTCAGCCGCGATGCCGATGCCAACACCCTGCGGGCTCGGGTCGGTTGGCGCAGCGAAACCCGGTCGGGCTGGAGTGTGTTCGGCGAACTCGAGGGCACCGCGAATTTCAACGACGGTTCCTTCAACAACACCCGCAATGGCACCACCCGCTACCCGGTGGTGGCCGACCCGAAGAACGCCGAACTGAACCAGCTGTACCTCAACTATCAGCCCGATGCCGCCAGCAGGATTACCTTGGGACGGCAGCGACTGGTCTACGACAACCAGCGCTTCTTCGGCAATGTCGGCTGGCGCCAGAACGAGCAGACCTTCGATGCCCTCGACGCCACCCGCAGCTTCGGCAACGGCTTCAGTTTGCGCTACAGTTACCTCGATCGGGTGCAGCGCATCTTCGGCGATGACCACCCCAATCGCGATCTCGGCCGCTGGAATCTGAGCACCCATCTCTTCAGCGCCAGTCATGCGCTCGGCTCCGGCCTGCTCACCGGCTACGCCCATTTCATCGACAACCAGACGCTGCCGCTGACCTCGCATCGGAATCTGGGCCTGCGCTATGCGGCCAAGGGCGGACCGGCCGACGGTCTGGGCTGGCTGGCAACACTGGAGTTGGCGCAACAGGACAACCATGCCGATGGCCTGTCGATCATCGACGCCCACTACCTGCTGCTGGAAGGCGGTCTGGTCTGGAGCGGCTACACCGGCAAGCTGGGCTTCGAGCAGCTCAGCGGCGACGGACGCTACGCCTTCCAGACACCCTTTGCCACCGGCCATGCCTTCAATGGCTGGGACGACAAGTTCCTGACCACACCGGTCAACGGATTGAACGATCGCTACGTCAGCGCCGGTGGCCCCCTGGCCAAGGATGGATGGGCCGCGAAAGCCAGCTGGCTGCTCGCCTTCCACGATTTCAGCGCCGATCGCGGCAGCGCCGACTACGGCACCGAGTGGGATGCACAACTGGGCTTCCCGGTAGCCCAGGGTGTGAGCGCCCTGGTCAAGTACGCCAGCTACAATGCCGACAGCTTTGCCCGCGACACCCGCAAGATCTGGCTGCAGCTGGAGTGGAAGATCTAG
- a CDS encoding glutaminase: protein MNWSQLLNQVYADAIPTLGRGEVATYIPALAAVPAQRFGIALVTVEGDLAAVGHAHEPFSIQSISKVFSLAMALRDGGDALWQRCGREPSGNSFNSLVQLEREHGIPRNPFINAGALVVADLLAKRRINARADLLKFMRNRVGSERLYYDERVAASEAATGARNRALAWFIKSFGNIEGNVDEVLDLYFHQCALAMSCVDLARAACFLANEGVDPFTEERVLNPLQTRRINSLMLTCGTYDAAGEVAFQVGLPAKSGVGGGILAIVPRKLAIVAWSPRLDTHGNSVASLAALRAFVDRSGLTVF, encoded by the coding sequence ATGAACTGGTCCCAGTTGCTCAATCAGGTGTATGCCGACGCCATCCCCACGCTGGGGCGCGGCGAGGTGGCCACCTATATCCCGGCGCTGGCGGCGGTTCCGGCCCAGCGTTTCGGCATCGCCCTGGTGACGGTCGAGGGTGATCTGGCCGCGGTGGGCCACGCCCACGAACCGTTCTCGATCCAGAGCATCAGCAAGGTCTTTTCCCTGGCGATGGCGCTGCGCGACGGCGGTGATGCCTTGTGGCAGCGCTGTGGCCGCGAGCCTTCGGGCAACAGCTTCAACTCGCTGGTGCAGCTGGAACGCGAGCACGGCATACCGCGCAATCCCTTCATCAATGCCGGCGCGCTGGTGGTGGCCGATCTGCTGGCCAAGCGTCGCATCAATGCCCGCGCCGATTTGCTCAAGTTCATGCGCAACCGGGTCGGCAGCGAGCGCCTCTATTACGACGAGCGCGTGGCCGCATCAGAAGCGGCGACCGGTGCCCGCAATCGCGCGCTGGCCTGGTTCATCAAGAGCTTTGGCAACATCGAAGGCAATGTCGACGAGGTGCTGGACTTGTATTTCCATCAGTGCGCGCTGGCGATGAGCTGCGTGGATCTGGCCCGCGCCGCCTGCTTTCTGGCCAATGAGGGTGTCGATCCCTTCACCGAGGAGCGGGTGCTCAACCCCTTGCAGACCCGCCGCATCAACTCGCTGATGCTGACCTGCGGCACCTACGATGCCGCTGGCGAAGTGGCCTTCCAGGTGGGACTGCCGGCCAAGAGTGGTGTCGGCGGCGGCATCCTGGCGATCGTGCCGCGCAAGCTCGCCATCGTCGCCTGGTCACCCCGACTGGACACGCACGGCAATTCCGTCGCCAGCCTCGCCGCCCTGCGCGCTTTTGTCGATCGCAGCGGGTTGACGGTGTTCTAG
- a CDS encoding transporter, which yields MSLLKPAGATRLALLLAALLTVPAAHADEALFGYVYGVETLPQGRMEFQSAWTHRWDKGRGRFSADEVQTEFEYGVTDRFSTSAYLMFLGVDHRGAFPATAEEGEALYPDRQGTYFRGAKLQFKYNLASPYLNNGWGLALLLEPQYHRRFRVDGASTRQWELETGLLLQKNFLDDQLVLAYNALVARERRVLLEDGNAVEHEWEYSNSFGASYRVAPKWFLGLEARHHMDVLQDPDSGDYGKNQYSFFAGPTVHYGTRGWWLTASYLRQWRGNPTYARSVGEVIGGVNTDLHLDENEKNEFRIKFGIDF from the coding sequence ATGTCCTTGCTCAAACCTGCTGGCGCCACGCGCCTGGCATTGCTGTTGGCGGCGCTGCTGACTGTGCCCGCGGCGCACGCTGACGAAGCCCTGTTCGGATACGTCTACGGCGTCGAAACGCTGCCCCAGGGGCGCATGGAATTCCAGAGTGCCTGGACCCATCGCTGGGACAAGGGCCGGGGACGGTTCTCGGCCGATGAAGTCCAGACCGAATTCGAGTACGGCGTGACCGATCGATTTTCCACGTCTGCCTATCTGATGTTCCTGGGGGTTGATCACCGAGGCGCGTTCCCGGCCACCGCCGAGGAGGGCGAAGCACTGTACCCGGATCGTCAGGGGACTTACTTCCGCGGCGCCAAGTTGCAGTTCAAGTACAACCTGGCCTCGCCCTACCTCAACAACGGCTGGGGTCTGGCGCTGCTGCTGGAGCCGCAGTACCACCGCCGTTTTCGCGTGGATGGCGCAAGCACCCGCCAGTGGGAGCTTGAAACCGGGCTGTTGCTGCAGAAGAACTTTCTCGACGACCAACTGGTGCTGGCCTACAACGCGCTGGTCGCGCGCGAGCGCCGGGTGCTGCTGGAAGACGGCAATGCGGTCGAGCACGAGTGGGAATACAGCAACAGCTTCGGCGCTTCCTATCGGGTGGCCCCGAAATGGTTCCTCGGCCTGGAGGCGCGTCATCATATGGATGTGCTGCAGGATCCGGATTCAGGTGATTACGGCAAGAACCAGTACAGCTTCTTTGCCGGTCCAACGGTGCACTACGGCACCCGCGGCTGGTGGCTGACCGCCAGTTATCTGCGCCAATGGCGCGGCAATCCCACCTACGCGCGCTCGGTCGGCGAGGTCATCGGCGGCGTCAACACCGATCTGCATCTGGACGAGAACGAGAAGAACGAGTTCCGCATCAAGTTCGGTATCGACTTCTGA
- a CDS encoding FMN-binding protein, which produces MHQQASVIWLAAVGAAISLPAGATTYFTVAEVSEQLFPAQELTPVPIALTPTEAKAVQKASGVRVRDPRLKLWRAADGGWMYIDRVLGKHEYITYALALDAAGAVTGLEILEYLETYGDQVRHPKWRAQFTGKQHGATLKLQADIANLSGATLSSLHLTEGVRRLLATHQLVVTAR; this is translated from the coding sequence ATGCATCAGCAAGCTTCGGTCATCTGGCTGGCTGCCGTTGGCGCCGCCATCAGCCTTCCAGCAGGCGCCACCACCTATTTCACCGTGGCGGAAGTCAGTGAGCAGCTGTTTCCGGCGCAGGAGCTGACGCCGGTGCCCATCGCGCTGACGCCCACCGAGGCCAAGGCGGTGCAGAAGGCCAGCGGCGTGCGCGTGCGAGACCCGAGGCTGAAGCTGTGGCGTGCCGCTGACGGTGGCTGGATGTACATCGACCGGGTGCTGGGCAAGCATGAGTACATCACCTACGCATTGGCACTGGATGCCGCGGGCGCGGTCACCGGCCTGGAAATCCTGGAGTACCTGGAGACCTACGGTGACCAGGTGCGTCACCCGAAATGGCGGGCACAGTTCACCGGCAAGCAGCATGGAGCGACCCTGAAGCTGCAGGCTGACATCGCCAACCTGTCGGGAGCAACGCTGTCCAGTCTGCACCTGACCGAGGGCGTGCGCCGCCTGCTGGCCACCCATCAACTGGTGGTGACCGCGCGCTGA
- a CDS encoding SDR family oxidoreductase: MNRFDNRWILITGGTSGIGLATAERLIAEGARVIVTGSRQASLDKARGVLGEGARYVRNDAGEAASSAALVEAVRTHTGKLDGIYFNAGFGRFAPFDAAEAADFDEHFSVNVRGPLLQARALLPLLGAGSNLLFTTSIVDDMGMPGSAIYAATKGALRTLTKVLAAELAPKQIRVNAVSPGPIETPFFERNGMAPEAISEFGAQIVSQVPLGRFGKPSEVAALAAFLLSDDASFITGAEYAVDGGMGQV; encoded by the coding sequence ATGAATCGTTTTGACAATAGATGGATATTGATCACTGGCGGCACCAGCGGTATCGGTCTGGCCACGGCCGAACGCTTGATCGCCGAGGGCGCACGCGTGATCGTCACCGGCTCACGCCAGGCATCTCTGGACAAGGCGCGAGGCGTGCTTGGCGAAGGCGCCCGCTATGTGCGAAACGATGCCGGTGAGGCGGCATCCAGCGCCGCGCTGGTCGAGGCGGTGCGCACGCACACCGGGAAACTCGATGGTATCTATTTCAACGCCGGATTCGGTCGGTTTGCGCCCTTTGATGCCGCTGAAGCCGCCGACTTCGATGAGCACTTCTCGGTCAACGTACGGGGTCCATTGTTGCAGGCGAGAGCCCTGCTGCCGCTGCTGGGTGCGGGCAGCAATCTGTTGTTCACGACGTCGATCGTGGATGACATGGGCATGCCCGGCAGCGCCATCTATGCGGCCACCAAGGGAGCCTTGCGGACCCTGACCAAGGTACTGGCCGCCGAATTGGCGCCAAAGCAGATCAGAGTCAATGCCGTCAGTCCGGGTCCGATCGAAACACCGTTCTTCGAACGCAATGGCATGGCGCCCGAGGCCATCTCCGAATTTGGTGCTCAGATTGTCTCTCAGGTACCACTCGGACGGTTCGGCAAGCCGAGCGAGGTCGCTGCTCTTGCCGCCTTCCTGCTGTCCGACGATGCCTCGTTCATCACCGGCGCCGAGTACGCGGTGGATGGCGGTATGGGTCAGGTCTGA
- a CDS encoding FAD:protein FMN transferase: MHIAAPAPTADPGNATVLPMRERMRPLLGTFVCIRVEVDAAQANRVFAAAFGAIEQVQACLSFHDPQSELSRINRSAAVAAQRVSPLFARVLRASLALARASEGRFDPSIGARLVRWGQLPAPEAAAADEQADWRDLSLVDGQTVRFHKPLWLDFGGIAKGYAVDLAVAALKAQGVRKGLVNAGGDLRVFGADPQTIHVRHPASPAQSIPLLQLRDSAVATSAGYFSARDGYTALVDTATAAPMGAGESVTVVARRAIWADALTKIVLSGHASAPGLLRRLGAQAACIDSRGQTRRLG; the protein is encoded by the coding sequence ATGCACATTGCTGCGCCCGCGCCGACTGCTGATCCCGGGAATGCCACGGTGTTGCCGATGCGGGAACGCATGCGGCCTTTGCTGGGCACCTTCGTGTGCATCCGCGTCGAGGTCGACGCTGCCCAGGCCAACCGGGTCTTCGCAGCCGCTTTCGGGGCCATCGAGCAGGTCCAGGCCTGCCTCAGTTTTCACGACCCCCAGTCGGAACTCTCCCGAATCAATCGCAGTGCCGCGGTAGCAGCACAGAGGGTGTCGCCGCTGTTTGCACGGGTGCTGCGTGCCTCTCTGGCGCTGGCCCGAGCCAGCGAAGGCCGTTTTGACCCCAGCATCGGCGCACGTCTGGTGCGCTGGGGACAGCTGCCGGCGCCAGAAGCGGCAGCTGCCGACGAGCAGGCCGACTGGCGCGACCTCAGTCTGGTCGACGGCCAGACCGTACGCTTCCACAAGCCGCTCTGGCTCGATTTTGGTGGAATCGCCAAGGGCTACGCGGTCGATCTCGCCGTGGCCGCATTGAAAGCGCAGGGCGTGCGCAAGGGTCTGGTCAACGCCGGCGGCGACTTGCGTGTCTTCGGCGCTGATCCGCAGACCATCCACGTGCGCCATCCGGCATCCCCGGCGCAGTCCATTCCCCTGCTTCAGTTGAGGGACAGTGCGGTAGCGACCAGCGCCGGCTATTTCAGCGCCCGCGATGGCTACACCGCTCTGGTCGACACCGCCACCGCGGCGCCGATGGGCGCTGGCGAGTCAGTCACGGTGGTTGCGCGACGGGCCATCTGGGCCGATGCCCTGACCAAGATCGTGCTCTCCGGTCACGCCAGTGCCCCGGGCCTGTTGCGTCGTTTGGGTGCCCAAGCGGCGTGCATCGACAGCCGCGGCCAGACCAGGAGGCTGGGCTGA
- a CDS encoding LysR family transcriptional regulator, whose amino-acid sequence MRKPSLHERTGSLSWDDLRTVLAVARAQSLSGAARALEVGHSTVFRRINDIEERLGTRLFERLREGYLPNAQGELMAEAAAQMELAAIEAERQVLGADTRLQGVIRVASSELLSAGLLTRVLGAFLSEHPDIDVELIVANHHANLSRREADLALRATPHPPPELVGRELARVDYAVYARRGAYAGHADLPALAGERWVGLDDSLSHLQIAQWLRQTYPQVRLALRSDSLAALIKAVAAGIGIAVLPRFAAAQEDAIEQISAPLQDVQMPVWLLSHPDSRGNARVRALSQFLIQQIPRELGCIVSNGACRERLCEAVGAESAQCTAGPRQRSNRTSA is encoded by the coding sequence ATGCGCAAGCCATCATTGCATGAACGCACAGGATCCCTGAGCTGGGATGATCTGCGCACCGTGCTGGCCGTGGCTCGCGCCCAAAGCCTGAGCGGCGCCGCACGGGCGCTGGAGGTAGGTCATTCGACCGTCTTTCGGCGCATCAACGATATCGAGGAGCGCTTGGGCACTCGCCTGTTCGAACGCCTGCGAGAGGGCTATCTGCCGAATGCACAAGGCGAGCTCATGGCCGAGGCCGCAGCGCAGATGGAACTGGCCGCGATCGAAGCCGAGCGCCAGGTACTGGGCGCCGATACGCGATTGCAGGGGGTGATCCGGGTGGCCAGCAGCGAGTTGCTCTCGGCCGGACTGCTGACCCGCGTACTTGGCGCCTTCCTGAGCGAACACCCGGACATTGATGTGGAGCTGATCGTGGCCAACCACCACGCCAACCTCAGTCGCCGCGAAGCCGATCTGGCCTTGCGGGCCACACCGCATCCGCCGCCGGAACTGGTGGGTCGTGAACTGGCGCGGGTCGACTATGCCGTCTATGCCCGCCGTGGCGCCTATGCCGGTCACGCCGACCTGCCGGCACTGGCCGGAGAGCGTTGGGTTGGACTCGACGACAGTCTGTCGCATCTGCAGATTGCACAATGGTTGCGCCAGACCTATCCCCAGGTGCGACTGGCCTTGCGCAGCGATTCGCTGGCGGCCTTGATCAAGGCCGTAGCGGCGGGCATCGGCATCGCCGTCCTGCCACGCTTCGCCGCCGCTCAGGAGGACGCCATCGAACAGATCAGCGCGCCGCTCCAGGATGTGCAGATGCCGGTATGGCTGCTCAGCCATCCCGACAGCCGCGGCAACGCCAGGGTAAGGGCGCTGAGTCAGTTCCTGATCCAGCAGATTCCCCGCGAGCTCGGCTGCATCGTCAGCAATGGCGCTTGCCGGGAACGCCTGTGCGAGGCCGTGGGTGCGGAATCAGCCCAATGCACCGCGGGCCCACGCCAGAGGTCAAACCGGACGAGCGCTTAG
- a CDS encoding DUF4405 domain-containing protein, producing MRAHQRERFQMPRWVRLAVYGVGLLCAFSGVLWLLLHHFVQVEGEFGPEPSPFQHPLLVLHGVVAAMLIWLFGLLWLTHVRRAWKRRRNWRSGGFMVLLLAWLAISGLGLYYLGSEQWRQYTGIAHWLAGIIATLWLPFHIWRGRRAVQLPP from the coding sequence ATGCGTGCCCATCAACGCGAACGTTTTCAGATGCCGCGCTGGGTGCGCCTGGCGGTCTACGGCGTTGGCCTGTTGTGTGCCTTCAGTGGTGTGCTCTGGTTGCTGCTGCACCATTTTGTGCAAGTGGAGGGCGAGTTCGGCCCCGAACCTTCGCCTTTCCAGCATCCGCTGCTGGTGCTCCACGGCGTGGTGGCGGCGATGTTGATCTGGCTGTTCGGCCTGCTCTGGTTGACCCACGTACGCCGCGCCTGGAAACGCCGCCGCAATTGGCGCAGCGGTGGCTTCATGGTGCTGTTGCTGGCCTGGCTGGCGATCAGTGGCCTTGGCCTCTATTACCTCGGCAGCGAGCAATGGCGCCAGTACACAGGCATCGCTCACTGGCTGGCCGGAATCATCGCCACGCTTTGGCTGCCCTTCCATATCTGGCGCGGACGCCGCGCCGTCCAGCTTCCCCCCTGA